Genomic DNA from Hymenobacter jejuensis:
GACGCCCACCGTCAGCTTGTCGGTAAGCCCATACTCCAGGCCCAGACGAATCGTGGCTTCGTCCAGGCCGAAGAAGTTGTAGGCGCCGCTGTTGAGCGTCCCAAATCGGTGCGAAATCAGAAACAGTAGCGTGCCCTGCCCCGGCGTTTCCACCGAGTGCCCATTGATGACGCGCGTGCCCTTGAAGGTGGCCTGCGTGTAGTCGGTGTGGAGGCTGTCGGTGGTTTGGGCTTCCAGCTTTTGCAGCAGGTCATCCTGGGCCCGCGCTTTGCTGCTGCACATCAGCAGCAAAGCCACTGCCAGCCCATACGCGCCAAATGAAGAAAAAAGGTACTTCATATCTCGTTGATATTAAGGCTGTTGTGGAGCAGGGTCGCAGGCCAGCGACACGGTTACTTCCACAGTTTTGGCAATGTTTTCGCGGACCAGCGCCGGAATCTCGATGTTGTAATCGGCAGGGGCCACGATGAACTTCGACTTGGCCAAGAGCTGGTTGCCCTTCAGCTCCAGCGTGCCCGGTACCTTGATGTGGCGCTTCACCCCATGAATGGTCAGATCGCCTTCTACCTGCACCTCCTGCGGACCCGGCTGGTTGAGTTGCGTAGGCTGAAAGTTGAGCAGCTTGCCTGCAAACGTCGAACGCGGAAACTTGTCCGATTCGATGTAGTTCTCGTTGAAATGCTCCTGCATGAGCGTGCGCTTAAACTGAAACGCCTTCATCGTCACCGAAAAAGCCACTTGGCCACTTGTCAGGTCCAGCAGGGCACCCACTTGGTTGTTGTGGGCTTCAATATCTTCGATGAACGTGCTGGAGAAGAAGGAAATCATCCCGGTTCGGGTCGAATATTTACTCGCCGCATCCGGACGCGCAAGCGGGAGCAGATACAGCACCAGTAGCAACCAGTAGTTCATAAGCGTAGCCGTTAGGGTGAGTTTCAGTTATTCGGAGCGCCGTCGTCTACCCACTTCTTGATGCGGGCAATGTCGCAGTCGGCGAGCTTGGGCAAGCCAAAAGGCATCTGCTTGTAGCCCGGCGCGTGGCTGACGACGCCCACCAGCAAGCCGCTGCTAGCGATGCGCTTCACGTCGGCGTAGTTTTCCAAGTTCACATTGCCATTTGTGATCTGACTGTTGTGGCAAACGCGGCAATTCTGCGTCAGAATCGGAGAAATGGTGCTCGCGTACGTGACGGCCGAAACGTCGCAAGTGACCGCGGGCTGGTCTTTGAAAAGATCCTCGGCGTTGTCGTAGGCACAGCCGGCCAGCACCGCCAGCGCACCCAGCAACAACCCGCGTATTGAGCGACGGCTTCCAAATGGCTTGTTCATAATTATTTATAAATCAATTAATTATGGAGCGGCCGCAAACCACAGATCACCCGATTCATTCAGGTCATGCCCTTCGACGCGCCCGCGGGTGTCGTTGTCGGCGATGTAGTAATAGAGGGGTCGGCCCTTGTAGGTCAGCTGCAAATTGGCCTTGCTGGTATTGCCGTAAGGCCCGGAAGCAGAGCCCGCATCGGTGCGCGTAATGGTGCCGAAGTCGCTGGCTTTCAGCGAGGAAGGCACGGTAGGCGCGCTCATGTACACAGGCGGCCAGGTAGTGGCGCAGCTGCCGGTGCAGTTGGTCGCGAGCGTATTGGGGTTTTTGGTGTCTTTGGCAAACACGTACATCGTACGCCCTTGTGTGTCAGTTAGATAGGTGCGGCTAACGGTCGCATTGGTAGTTTTGTCAACCACGCTCTTGCTGGCAATCACCACCGAATACCCGGGATTTACGACGTGCCAGATGGTACCCACGCCGTTGCCGCGGGTTTCGCCCGGTAATTCGCGCACGTTCTGACCATTGACCGCTGGAGCGTAGTAATACAAAGGCCACCCTTTGTAAGTCGTTTGTTGGCGCCCATCGGGAGTAGTTTTGGAGCCAAAATCCGAGGTATTCAACGCCTTTGTAACCAGTACGTTAGGCTCGTAGTACACGGGCCAGGTAGGCGTGCAGCCGCCAGTGCAAGCATTGGTCCCGTCGACGTCGCGGGCAAAGAAGTACAGCGTGTTGCCTTGCGAATCGGTGAGGTAAGGCCCGAGAGTAGCGGAGGTTGCCAGCTTCACTGTGGCTTGCGCATCGGTGATTTCGACCGGCTTGTTGTCGTCCTTGTCGTTGCAGCTAACAACCAGCAACGAAACCGAGCTAAGTAGTGAGGCGCCTAGTAAGAAGGTGAGGCAGCGCATCAGAGTAAAATAAGAGAGTCTTGACATGGCTGGTGGATTAATTGTCTGTAGCTCAATGGTTTGGAGGTGAGTCGCTGGCCTCGGATAAGGCACAGCAAGGACTGCTCGGGTGCACACAGAGTGTCCGGGGAAGCAGGCTTTGTCGCGAGCAAAGCCAAGGCAAGAGTTAGGAAAGTGGGTGGCAGCGCTACGGCTGCACGAGGGGCTGCATGGGTAGCAAGCTGTATTTAAGCGAGAAGAAAGCGCCGGCGCTGCTGAGCTTGACTTTGCCAAAGCCCACCCCGCCCAGTGGGATTTTCACGTAGGGTTCGCCCTGCACCGACCACCGGCCGCCCAGCGCCCGCTCGTACCCCGCCGACAGATTGAGCACGCTGAAGAAGTGGTTGGAGCCGTTGTGGCGGGTCCACTCGCGGTTCAGGAGCTGCCCCGCCGAGTAGTATGCATAACGGTATCGTTCGTTGCGCATCAGCAAGGACGACAGGCCCGCCCCGGCAAACAGCGCGTATTGTGGCCGGCTCACGACGTCGTAACGCAGGTTGAGCGGCAAATCCAGGATGCGGCAGTTAGCATATACATCCGTGAGCTTGAGGTAGTTAGTCCAGTAATGCTGCGGTGGGTGGTAGTCGCTGCCCTTGGCGTCGTATTTTTTCACTGACTTGATCAGGCCGGCCGCTACCCGCAGGCGAGGCGTGATCCGATACTCAAGCATCAGGCCCAGGTTGCTGCCCGGCGACGTCAGGCTGGAGGAGCGTACTTTACTGAGTTCAGGGGCGTATAAGAAGTTGGCACTGAAGCGATAACCCAAGCGTGGCGCGGGTTTTTCCGGCTCTTTACGAGTCGCCGAGTCCGGTACGGGCGCGGTGGGCAGCGGCCGAGTACGAGCTACGGAATCACTGCTGACACTAGCCGGCAACGCTTTGTTTGACGCTTCGGAAGGTTGGTCGACCGTGACCAGCGTTTCCGAAGGGGCCGCCGCTGTAGTTGGGTTTTCGTCAGCTTCAGTAGAGGCTTTCGAAGCCGCTGCGGTTTGCGAACTGCTTGTATAAGAAGGTTTTGGGGATAAGTCGGATTCCTTTTTTTCTAGATCAGATCGTGACCGCGATGCTTTACGGCTGCCAGTTGCCAGTGCAAAAGTTGGCGAGCGCCGAACAACCGTCCGATTCGAGCCGGTAACTACGCTGGGTTGAACCGTAGCCTTAGCCGATTCTACGGCCGGTTGCGTTGGCGTTGCGGGCGTGATGGCCCTACTACCAATCCCTGGGAGCGGTGGCTGAGTCGGGCGGCCGGATTTTGCTTTTGTAGAAGAAGCAACAGCAGCGGAGGCTAACTTCTTGGTAGTGACGGCTTTATTATGGTTATTGACAACTATTTGGTTATCAGGCGCTTGTGTATTAGGAGAAGGGCTGATTCTCGGGCTGAAATGTACCCAGAGCACTGCCAATAAGGCGATCAAGGCTATTTCAGCGGCAAAAAAACCGGCGATTTTCCGGTAGACAAGTTGTTGAACAGCAGCTGCTTCCAGCTTTTGTTCCATTTGCAACCACGCGTTGAGGTTGTGTTCCTCCGGGTAGTTTTCCGCGCCCTGTCTGAACAGAGCGTCAAGCTCTTCATCCGACATTTCCGGCGTATGCATGGTGGCTAGTTTTTTTTAATAAATCCTTGAGGTGTGCCCTCGCTTTCGACAGGTTCGACTTCGAAGTGCCCACCGAAATGTGTAGGCGGTTGGCAATCTCTTCGTGCGTGAAACCGTCGATAACGTACAGGTTGAATGCAGTGCGGTAAGCCGGAGGGAGTTGGTGAATCATATGCAGCAGCTCGTCGTAAGAAAGCGAGTCCAGGGCTGAGCCTCCTTCGTCGGCGAGGGCGTAAGCAGTTTTGTCCAGATCCTGCTGATGTTGGTGCTTTTCTTGGGCGCGGTAGTGGTCAATGGCCGTGTGAATCATGATTTTGCGAAGCCAGCCGCGGAAAGAGCCGCTGGTTTCGTGCTTCGTGGGATCGAAATGGCTCACGTCGCGGAATACTTTCATAAACCCGTCGTTGACCGCTTCCATCGCTTCGTCGCGCGTGCCGGCGTAGCGTAGGCAGATGCTCATGCTGTAGCTATAGTACAGCGAGTACAGACGGCGCTGACTTCCCCGGTCAGCACGCCGGCACCCGGCCAGTGTGGCCAGTAGCATCTCGAGGTCGTGTTCAGGTTGGGGCACGGTCGCGGGGTTTATATCTAACGACTCGGACGGACGGACAAAAGGGTTGCCTGTAGCTACACAAAAGATAGCGAAATAGTAATTCTTTATTTCAAGCTGTTGATAATGAAATAGTTGTGGCGTAAAGTTGGAATGCTGTTTATTCAGGATGAATTTGACTACAACAAAAAAGGCCGCTCCCAGTGTGGGAGCGGCCTTTTAAAAGCCGGAAATCGGGACTGCTTACTTAACAGCCGTCGAGAGCTTGGGAGCGTCGGCGCTGGCTACGCTAGGCGTGTTGGAAGTGCCACGTTCGCGGGCTTCCTTGCGGCCATAGGTGTCGAGGATCAGCGGGGTCGCAATGAATAAGGACGAATACGTACCGAAGACGATACCCACCAACATGGCAAACGAGAACGAACGCAGCGTTTCGCCGCCGAAGATGTAGAGCACCAACACCACCAAGAATACCGTGGTGAACGTGATCATCGTGCGGGAGAACGTGCTGTTCAGGGCCGGGTTTACAACCTGCGCAAACGTCAGGTTGGGGTTCTCACGCAGATATTCCCGGATGCGGTCGTAGATAACCACCGTGTCGTTCATCGAGAAACCAATAACCGTTAGCACAGCCGCCACGAATACTTGGTCCATTTCGTAGTTCAGACCCAACGCGCGGGCAATTGGGAAGGCCGCAATCACGAGCAACGCATCGTGAAACAGCGCTACTACCGCTGCCATGGAGTACTGCCACTTTTCGAAGCGCAGTAATACATACACGAAGATGCCCAACAAGGTCAGGCCCAGGCTCAGAATCGAGGTTTTCTTGATGTCGTCGGCAATAGTAGCACCTACTTTCGAAGTGCTGAGCACTTTCGGATTGTCGGCGCCATATTGCTTCAGGCCGGTAGTCAGAGCAGCCAGCACTTTCTGGTCGCCGGCAGTGCTTTCGTCTTCCGCCAAATAGCCCGTGGTGATGCGCAGACGATTGGCGGCGCCAAAGGTTTTTACCTCCGTACCCGCACCTTTAAAGTCATCGTTCAAGGCTTCTTTTACATCCGAAGCCGCTTCTGATTTGCTGAACTCGACGAGGTAGCTGCGGCCACCGCGGAAGTCAACCCCTAGGTTCGGGCCGCCTTGGATTGCCATCAGCACGAAGCCAACCACGATAACAGCGGTTGAGAAGGCGTAGGCGATTTTGCGCTTGCCCACGATGTCGAAGTTGACGTTCTGGAACAGGTTACGCGACAGGAACGTGCTGAAGGTGATCTTCGACGTGTCCTTGCCTTTAGTCAACCACTCAATGATGAGGTGGGAAATGTAAACTGCTGACAGGAAGGAAGTTAATACGCCAATACCCAGCGTGATTGCAAAGTTTTGTACCGGGCCCGTGCCGAAGAAGCCGAGAATCACGGCAATCAGCATCGTGGTTACGTTGGAGTCGAAGATGGCCGAGAACGCCCGCTTATAACCGGCGTTGATGGCATCTTTCAAGCCGTGGCCGTGGTTGAGTTCCTCGCGAATCCGCTCGAAGATCAACACGTTGGCATCCACCGACATACCGAAGGTCAGTACCATACCGGCAATACCCGGCAGCGTGAGGGCCGTGCCAAACTGCGCCAACACACCCAGAATCAGGAACATGTTGAACAACAGAGCAGCGTCAGCTACCAAGCCCGCGCGGCCGTAGTAAATGGCCATGAACACCATGATGATGATCAGACCGGCAACCGAGGAGTAAAGACCTTGGTTAATAGCTTCTTGACCCAATGACGGACCAACTACCGCTTCTTCCACAATGCGCGTAGGAGCAGGAAGTTTACCGGCCTTAAGTACGTTGGCCAAGTCTTGCGCTTCTTCAATGGTGAAGTTGCCCGAGATGCTGGAGTTGCCACCAGCAATCTCTGACTGCACAACCGGGGCCGAGTACACATAGTCGTCGAGCACGATGGCTACCT
This window encodes:
- a CDS encoding YceI family protein, with translation MNYWLLLVLYLLPLARPDAASKYSTRTGMISFFSSTFIEDIEAHNNQVGALLDLTSGQVAFSVTMKAFQFKRTLMQEHFNENYIESDKFPRSTFAGKLLNFQPTQLNQPGPQEVQVEGDLTIHGVKRHIKVPGTLELKGNQLLAKSKFIVAPADYNIEIPALVRENIAKTVEVTVSLACDPAPQQP
- a CDS encoding RNA polymerase sigma factor gives rise to the protein MPQPEHDLEMLLATLAGCRRADRGSQRRLYSLYYSYSMSICLRYAGTRDEAMEAVNDGFMKVFRDVSHFDPTKHETSGSFRGWLRKIMIHTAIDHYRAQEKHQHQQDLDKTAYALADEGGSALDSLSYDELLHMIHQLPPAYRTAFNLYVIDGFTHEEIANRLHISVGTSKSNLSKARAHLKDLLKKTSHHAYAGNVG
- the secDF gene encoding protein translocase subunit SecDF; protein product: MRNKGLIIALTLIVSLLCAYFFTFTFISRRVQANAVTYATHNGTVDQQQRQHYLDSVWRAPVANILGVDYTYRDVRGSELGLGLDLKGGMHVTLEVSPVEIVRAMAGNSKDANFNKALAQAQELQKTNPSTPFTALFAQAYRTVAPNDKLARLFANTTNKSRGIDINSTNEKVIGAIDKEVEEAIDRSFNILRTRVDKFGVNQPSIQRVKGTGRLQIELPGVDNPDRVRKLLQGQAKLEFWEVWRTDEFAPYFNQLNSVLSAKEEADKLQGTAAAPTAKKDTTATAATAATGDSTSLASQLAKKNAAKNVAKADSANPQQSSLLARLFTMPGALGSNVRDTARVNSLFKTQEVRAVLPPNLTFLWDVKPTTIEGQEYLQLYAIRKSSAATPPLAGDVVADARQDYDQNGRPEVSMQMSPNGAHKWQKLTAANIGRQVAIVLDDYVYSAPVVQSEIAGGNSSISGNFTIEEAQDLANVLKAGKLPAPTRIVEEAVVGPSLGQEAINQGLYSSVAGLIIIMVFMAIYYGRAGLVADAALLFNMFLILGVLAQFGTALTLPGIAGMVLTFGMSVDANVLIFERIREELNHGHGLKDAINAGYKRAFSAIFDSNVTTMLIAVILGFFGTGPVQNFAITLGIGVLTSFLSAVYISHLIIEWLTKGKDTSKITFSTFLSRNLFQNVNFDIVGKRKIAYAFSTAVIVVGFVLMAIQGGPNLGVDFRGGRSYLVEFSKSEAASDVKEALNDDFKGAGTEVKTFGAANRLRITTGYLAEDESTAGDQKVLAALTTGLKQYGADNPKVLSTSKVGATIADDIKKTSILSLGLTLLGIFVYVLLRFEKWQYSMAAVVALFHDALLVIAAFPIARALGLNYEMDQVFVAAVLTVIGFSMNDTVVIYDRIREYLRENPNLTFAQVVNPALNSTFSRTMITFTTVFLVVLVLYIFGGETLRSFSFAMLVGIVFGTYSSLFIATPLILDTYGRKEARERGTSNTPSVASADAPKLSTAVK